From a single Tachypleus tridentatus isolate NWPU-2018 chromosome 6, ASM421037v1, whole genome shotgun sequence genomic region:
- the Pgd gene encoding LOW QUALITY PROTEIN: phosphogluconate dehydrogenase (The sequence of the model RefSeq protein was modified relative to this genomic sequence to represent the inferred CDS: inserted 1 base in 1 codon) has translation MGNCVHKCQKFNLEPVADIALIGLAVMGQNLILNMNDHGFVVCAYNXTTEKVDKFLKNEAKGTKVIGAHSLEEMVAKLKKPRRVMMLVKAGQAVDDFIDKLVPLLEPGDIIIDGGNSEYTDSRRRCAALKERQILFVGSGVSGGEEGARYGPSLMPGGAPEAWPHIKEIFQAIAAKVNEEPCCDWVGEDGAGHFVKMVHNGIEYGDMQLICEAYQLMKDALELSHDDMSEVLAEWNKGELNSFLIEITSDILKYKDTDGEPLITKIRDAAGQKGTGKWTAISALDNGIPVTLIGESVFARCLSSLKDERIEASKVLYGPSKTTYQGDKKEFTENIRKALYASKIVSYAQGFMLLREAAKIFDWNLNYGGIALMWRGGCIIRSVFLGNIKTAFDKNPKLSNLLLDEFFRDAIQDCQESWRHVVATAVNLGIPTPAFSTALAFYDGFRSERLPANLIQAQRDYFGAHTYELLSEPGKFIHTNWTGHGGNVSSTTYNA, from the exons ATGGGAAACTGTGTGCACAAGTGTCAGAAATTCAATTTGGAACCAGt GGCAGACATTGCCCTTATAGGGCTGGCAGTGATGGGGCAGAACCTTATTCTTAATATGAATGACCATGGATTTGTG GTCTGTGCTTACA GCACAACGGAAAAGGTAGACAAGTTTCTGAAGAATGAGGCCAAGGGAACAAAAGTAATCGGAGCACATTCCCTTGAAGAAATGGTTGCAAAACTTAAGAAGCCACGACGTGTTATGATGCTTGTCAAGG CTGGTCAGGCTGTGGACGACTTTATCGATAAACTTGTCCCACTTTTGGAGCCCGGAGATATTATTATTGATGGTGGTAACTCTGAGTACACAGATTCAAGAAGACGGTGCGCTGCTCTTAAAGAGAGACAGATTTTATTTGTCGGCTCGGGTGTAAGTGGAGGAGAAGAAGGTGCTCGATATGGACCGTCCTTGATGCCAGGAGGAGCACCCGAAGCCTG gccacatattaaagaaatattccAAGCTATTGCTGCTAAGGTGAATGAAGAACCATGTTGTGACTGG GTTGGTGAGGATGGTGCTGGACATTTTGTGAAGATGGTACACAATGGGATAGAGTATGGGGATATGCAGCTTATCTGTGAAGCCTATCAACTAATGAAAGATGCCCTGGAATTAAGTCATGACGACATGAGTGAG GTACTTGCTGAGTGGAATAAAGGAGAATTGAATTCTTTCCTCATTGAAATCActagtgatattttaaaatacaaagatacaGATGGTGAACCATTAATCACAAAGATACGGGATGCTGCAGGACAG AAAGGAACTGGAAAGTGGACAGCAATTTCGGCCCTGGACAATGGTATTCCTGTGACACTGATAG gAGAGAGTGTGTTTGCCCGATGTTTGTCATCTCTTAAGGATGAACGAATAGAAGCAAGTAAAGTGTTATATGGACCAAGTAAGACCACATACCAAGGAGATAAGAAAGAATTTACAGAAAATATCAGAAAA GCCTTATATGCATCAAAGATTGTGTCGTATGCCCAAGGGTTTATGCTTCTTAGAGAAGCAGCTAAAATATTTGATTGGAACTTGAACTATGGAGGGATTGCTCTGATGTGGCGAGGAGGTTGTATAATTCGTAG tgtgtTTCTGGGAAACATTAAAACTGCTTTCGATAAAAATCCTAAACTCTCAAACTTGCTACTGGATGAGTTTTTTCGAGACGCTATCCAAGACTGTCAGGAGTCCTGGCGTCACGTTGTTGCCACTGCTGTCAACTTGGGTATACCTACTCCTGCATTTAGTACGGCCCTGGCTTTTTATGACGGTTTTCGTTCAGAGAGATTGCCAGCAAACCTTATTCAG GCACAAAGAGATTACTTTGGTGCACACACGTACGAGCTTCTATCTGAACCAGGCAAGTTTATCCACACAAATTGGACAGGACATGGAGGTAACGTTTCGTCGACTACATACAATGCTTGA
- the LOC143254290 gene encoding uncharacterized protein LOC143254290: MCKHTGECDSPRVCPSSPKLRKSSSSHIPGSPITSRDTISQCQPLMDCRIKEFKKGCHRQTDLEELGPILPKTQQMAASSTTSANKGNEARYISARFSDHLNQDDFQFDAHKLKPNRRSSIDKLLRKMVLAAVLGLVVCVLQVYQLVGPHGLSSKHQNAATVLWFCYQTVYRIIEFLMGCVLATITKESLRPHCCHLYSHTDCKWSNSVFS, translated from the exons ATGTGTAAGCACACGGGAGAGTGTGACTCCCCTCGAGTTTGCCCTTCGAGCCCTAAATTGAGAAAGAGTTCTTCAAGTCACATTCCGGGCAGTCCGATCACATCACGTGATACGATAAGTCAATGTCAGCCATTAATG GATTGTCGAATAAAGGAATTTAAAAAAGGTTGTCACAGACAGACAGACCTGGAGGAATTAGGGCCCATTTTACCAAAGACGCAACAAATGGCCGCTTCATCGACAACTTCAGCAAATAAAGGGAACGAGGCCCGGTATATTTCAGCACG ATTTAGTGACCACTTGAATCAGGATGACTTCCAATTCGATGCCCACAAGTTGAAACCCAACAGAAGAAGTAGTATAGACAAACTGTTAAGAAAGATGGTTTTGGCTGCAGTTCTAGGCTTAGTCGTTTGTGTTCTTCAAGTTTACCAGCTAGTTGGACCTCATGGCCTCTCCTCAAAACATCAAAACGCTGCTACCGTTCTCTGGTTTTGTTATCAAACTGTATACAG GATTATAGAATTTCTGATGGGCTGTGTCTTGGCCACCATTACCAAAGAGTCGCTGCGACCTCACTGTTGTCATCTGTACTCACACACAGACTGCAAGTGGAGTAATTCTGTCTTCTCATAG